In a genomic window of Erigeron canadensis isolate Cc75 chromosome 5, C_canadensis_v1, whole genome shotgun sequence:
- the LOC122601714 gene encoding probable receptor-like protein kinase At1g30570, protein MDSFMKEFEHLKISLEEINKVTNNFNNKPIGSGGFGKVYEAGLSHSKGRSLVAIKRLDRKFGQGDSEIWKEIVMLTRYSHENLISLLGFCDEAGEKVIVYELASNGSLDQHLSSSDLTWKQRIKICLGAAKGLCYLHDDKGTQQRVIHRDVKSSNILLDGEWKAKVSDMGLSKLGPANQVHTALLTNVVGTLGYLDPVYLQKGFLTKESDVYSFGVVLFEVLCGRLCFSSGNLVPTWKKAT, encoded by the coding sequence ATGGACTCTTTCATGAAAGAGTTTGAACATCTTAAAATCTCACTGGAGGAGATAAATAAAGTtaccaataattttaataacaaaCCTATTGGGTCTGGTGGATTTGGGAAAGTTTATGAAGCAGGACTTTCGCACTCTAAGGGGAGAAGCCTTGTTGCTATTAAGCGTCTAGATCGCAAATTTGGACAAGGAGATTCCGAAATCTGGAAAGAGATAGTGATGCTCACCCGATACTCACATGAAAATCTCATATCTCTTCTGGGATTTTGTGACGAGGCTGGTGAAAAGGTAATTGTGTACGAGCTTGCCTCTAATGGAAGTCTTGATCAGCATCTAAGTTCCTCTGATCTCACGTGGAAACAACGTATCAAAATATGCCTTGGCGCTGCAAAAGGACTTTGCTACCTTCATGATGACAAGGGCACACAACAACGAGTTATTCATCGAGATGTAAAGAGTTCCAACATCCTGCTCGATGGCGAATGGAAGGCTAAAGTTTCTGACATGGGACTATCGAAACTAGGACCTGCTAATCAGGTTCACACGGCTCTTCTCACCAATGTTGTGGGTACCCTTGGATATCTTGATCCGGTTTATTTGCAGAAGGGTTTCTTGACGAAAGAATCAGATGTGTATTCTTTCGGAGTCGTTTTATTTGAAGTATTATGTGGAAGACTCTGTTTTAGCAGTGGTAATTTAGTGCCAACATGGAAAAAAGCTACATAG